The Chryseobacterium sp. 52 genome includes a region encoding these proteins:
- a CDS encoding PadR family transcriptional regulator has translation MNTENTKAQMRKGILEFCILSLINHREMYVSDLIDELKKGKLDVVEGTLYPLLTRLKNGEFLSYRWEESTGGPPRKYYQITEKGKLFLNELQNTWAELTASVNQITQKI, from the coding sequence ATGAATACTGAAAATACCAAAGCGCAAATGCGCAAAGGAATTCTGGAATTCTGTATTTTAAGTCTCATCAATCACCGTGAAATGTATGTTTCCGACCTTATCGATGAACTTAAAAAAGGAAAACTGGATGTAGTGGAAGGAACCCTCTATCCTCTCCTTACAAGACTGAAAAATGGCGAGTTCCTTTCCTACAGATGGGAAGAATCTACCGGAGGACCTCCAAGAAAGTATTACCAGATTACAGAAAAAGGAAAACTTTTCTTGAATGAACTTCAAAATACATGGGCTGAACTGACAGCGTCAGTAAACCAAATCACTCAAAAAATTTAA
- a CDS encoding outer membrane beta-barrel protein, translating into MPFKKLVFIIFLLSLELVNAQRKKTDTVYVYEKVIVYDTVYLEKALKIKTNDLHFKPRVFNEAAIRELSFFDFHIIDTTKGLLIPTRKFELGVEAGIGLKNSNWAKESSDNRQQTGFNAGIWISRNVFKRFSLMLSAHVYYWNSTFDLDANKEETWLDGYYFTEDHQPLLFQKFNDKHLEYAMQLKLFYEWKKFRPFIGFLANQNIYKMQFMVPENNVLNKLDDFKSQQINFGYSFGVQYRIMQKLLLSLEYQEYTMKNISLKNSSFNFDIFKTNNTFAERKINLGISYRISSW; encoded by the coding sequence ATGCCTTTTAAAAAATTAGTTTTTATTATTTTTCTGCTTAGTCTGGAGCTAGTGAATGCCCAGAGGAAAAAAACGGATACAGTCTATGTGTACGAAAAAGTCATTGTTTATGATACCGTTTATTTAGAAAAAGCTTTAAAAATAAAAACCAACGACCTTCATTTCAAGCCAAGGGTTTTTAACGAGGCTGCAATCCGGGAACTTTCTTTTTTTGACTTTCATATTATAGACACAACAAAGGGGCTACTGATTCCTACAAGAAAATTTGAGTTAGGTGTGGAAGCCGGAATAGGTTTAAAGAACAGCAACTGGGCTAAAGAATCCTCAGATAACAGACAACAGACCGGATTCAATGCCGGAATCTGGATTTCAAGAAATGTCTTTAAAAGATTTTCACTGATGCTTTCCGCTCATGTTTATTACTGGAATTCCACTTTTGACCTTGATGCCAATAAAGAAGAAACCTGGCTGGACGGATATTATTTTACAGAAGACCACCAACCTCTTTTATTCCAGAAATTTAATGATAAACATCTGGAGTATGCCATGCAGTTGAAATTATTCTATGAATGGAAAAAATTCCGTCCGTTTATAGGGTTTTTAGCGAATCAGAATATTTATAAGATGCAGTTTATGGTTCCTGAAAACAATGTCCTCAACAAACTTGATGATTTCAAGTCTCAACAGATCAACTTTGGATATTCTTTCGGAGTCCAATACAGAATCATGCAAAAACTACTTCTGTCTCTGGAATATCAGGAATACACAATGAAAAATATTTCATTAAAAAACAGCTCTTTTAATTTTGACATTTTTAAGACTAATAATACCTTTGCTGAAAGGAAAATCAACCTGGGAATTTCCTATAGAATTTCCAGCTGGTGA
- a CDS encoding XAC2610-related protein, with protein MTNTSIFYRTLSALMLLGPLCFGQYRFQIEDASKKYNTEVTIEECLANQCRHKADVVLFNKNGQKIQTLTSEDLVLSFKEDFKPSKVNIMPLTSGMTYDSPVVFGDFNFDGTEDVALRNGNGGNYGSGSYDVYVFNSTRNQFVLSKELTELATGYQGMFDVDYKRKRLITFARSGASLHYTYEYQVIPNKGIELVYEKIGDLSEDTPKVTIREKIKNKWVVKKSSKY; from the coding sequence ATGACAAATACATCCATATTTTACCGGACTTTATCCGCACTGATGTTGTTGGGACCTTTATGTTTCGGGCAATACCGTTTTCAAATTGAAGACGCCTCCAAAAAATACAATACAGAAGTTACGATTGAAGAATGCCTGGCTAACCAATGCAGACATAAGGCAGATGTAGTTCTGTTTAATAAAAACGGGCAGAAAATACAGACATTGACTTCAGAGGATCTTGTTTTGTCTTTTAAAGAAGATTTTAAACCTTCGAAAGTAAATATAATGCCGCTTACTTCCGGGATGACCTACGACAGTCCTGTAGTGTTCGGTGACTTCAATTTTGACGGAACAGAAGATGTTGCTTTAAGAAACGGGAATGGCGGGAATTATGGAAGTGGTTCCTATGATGTGTATGTCTTTAACTCAACCAGAAATCAATTTGTCCTGAGTAAAGAGCTTACCGAACTGGCGACCGGATATCAGGGGATGTTTGATGTAGATTATAAACGTAAACGATTAATTACTTTCGCAAGATCAGGAGCTTCCTTACACTATACTTATGAATATCAGGTGATCCCTAATAAAGGAATAGAACTGGTGTACGAAAAGATTGGAGATTTGAGCGAAGACACTCCAAAGGTGACGATAAGAGAGAAAATCAAAAACAAATGGGTGGTTAAAAAATCATCTAAATATTAG
- a CDS encoding T9SS type A sorting domain-containing protein, which produces MICTSPFRKLESIEECRDHWRSVSGQKIKEGRTDGYKVDINSLAKGIYFIQLNNKENITRLKFIKK; this is translated from the coding sequence ATGATTTGTACTTCACCGTTTAGAAAACTAGAAAGTATAGAAGAATGCAGAGATCATTGGAGATCAGTTTCAGGTCAGAAAATAAAGGAAGGCAGAACGGACGGATATAAGGTTGACATTAATAGTCTTGCTAAAGGAATCTACTTTATTCAGTTGAATAATAAAGAAAATATTACCCGACTGAAATTCATCAAAAAATAA
- a CDS encoding endonuclease MutS2, with amino-acid sequence MYINKEDLNELEFPQLLAEISPFAYSPKTREKILQLRPMEIDEAELSLKKTSEYLSSFESSNAIPFDEYEDIESELKLMLIENYRLENTAFIKIKTLTEQIGKLQKFFPTMPETFPNLIGDVSALEFKKEIIDKVDKVFNRFGEVKSDASPILKELRAEIQHAKKAIQENFNRALFNYGQSDFLDDIRETIIEDQRVLAVKSGFKKRVAGRVLGLSKTGSITYMQPDSVVKHYFKLRESEEEEKKEIDKILRKLTAELAEFQPQLWKYQMYIFDLDLTRAKGKFAEQVNGILPKINRHRTLKLKDAFHPLLWLRNKVENKTIFPQTLALTDHNRIICISGPNAGGKSITLKTVGLLQLMIQSGILVPVHPRSEMFFFEKIMTDIGDNQSIENHLSTYSSRLKKMAGIIREADANTLLLIDEFGTGSDPELGGALAESFMEYFYDKKSFAIITTHYTNIKLVIEELPHAENAAMLFDEETLEPMYKLEVGQAGSSFTFEVAEKNRIPRFIIHAAKKKVEHDIVNLDKTIVKLQQEKFEVEKLKTDLAERKESVEDKRDNLQKLNEQLQQKLFNFQKLYEDEHRKLQFGNKIETFIDSYVKGKSRKDVVKDFVKILEQEKFRKVGADKDESKRLQVVKRKITQQLKKEDVIEKITETNEKIEEKRKSDRAVWMKIGQRVRIPGSTSVGTIEKISKSKVIVNYGTFKTTINADELERI; translated from the coding sequence GTGTATATAAATAAAGAAGATTTAAACGAATTAGAGTTTCCGCAATTACTCGCGGAGATCTCTCCATTTGCGTATTCTCCGAAAACGAGAGAAAAAATTCTTCAACTTCGTCCCATGGAAATTGACGAGGCGGAGCTTTCACTGAAAAAAACGTCGGAATATCTTTCGAGTTTTGAAAGTTCAAATGCAATTCCATTCGATGAGTATGAAGATATCGAAAGTGAGCTGAAATTAATGCTGATCGAGAATTACCGTCTGGAAAATACTGCTTTCATCAAAATAAAAACTTTAACTGAACAGATAGGAAAATTACAGAAATTTTTTCCAACCATGCCTGAAACCTTCCCTAATTTAATAGGCGATGTCTCTGCACTGGAGTTTAAAAAAGAGATCATAGATAAGGTAGATAAGGTTTTCAACCGTTTTGGTGAAGTAAAAAGTGATGCCTCTCCTATTTTAAAAGAACTGAGAGCTGAGATTCAGCATGCTAAAAAAGCTATCCAGGAAAATTTCAACCGTGCGCTGTTCAATTATGGACAAAGTGACTTTCTGGATGATATCCGGGAAACGATTATTGAAGACCAAAGAGTTTTAGCGGTAAAATCCGGATTTAAGAAAAGAGTTGCAGGAAGAGTTTTAGGGCTCTCAAAGACCGGTTCTATTACCTATATGCAGCCGGACAGTGTGGTAAAACATTACTTTAAGCTGCGTGAAAGTGAAGAGGAAGAGAAGAAAGAAATAGATAAGATCTTAAGAAAACTTACGGCTGAACTGGCCGAATTTCAACCTCAGCTCTGGAAATATCAGATGTATATTTTTGATCTTGACCTTACAAGGGCCAAAGGAAAATTTGCTGAACAGGTGAATGGAATTCTTCCAAAGATCAACCGTCACAGAACACTGAAACTGAAAGATGCATTCCATCCTTTGCTATGGCTGAGAAATAAAGTAGAAAACAAGACTATCTTCCCACAGACTCTGGCATTAACGGATCACAACAGAATTATCTGTATTTCCGGGCCCAATGCAGGAGGAAAATCCATCACCCTGAAAACAGTCGGACTGCTTCAGCTGATGATACAAAGCGGAATTCTGGTGCCTGTACATCCAAGATCTGAAATGTTCTTTTTTGAAAAGATAATGACGGATATCGGAGACAACCAGTCCATCGAGAATCATCTTTCTACCTATTCATCAAGGCTTAAGAAAATGGCCGGGATTATCCGTGAGGCTGATGCCAATACATTGCTTCTTATCGATGAATTCGGGACCGGTTCTGATCCTGAGCTCGGTGGTGCCCTGGCAGAAAGTTTCATGGAGTATTTCTATGATAAAAAGAGTTTTGCCATTATTACTACGCATTATACGAATATCAAACTTGTAATAGAGGAGCTTCCACATGCTGAAAATGCAGCAATGCTTTTTGATGAAGAAACTCTGGAACCGATGTACAAACTGGAAGTAGGACAGGCAGGTAGCTCGTTCACCTTTGAAGTAGCAGAGAAGAACAGAATCCCAAGATTCATTATTCATGCTGCGAAAAAGAAGGTGGAACATGATATTGTCAATCTTGATAAAACCATTGTAAAGCTTCAGCAGGAAAAATTTGAGGTTGAAAAACTAAAAACTGATCTGGCAGAGAGAAAGGAATCTGTGGAAGATAAACGTGATAATCTCCAGAAACTGAATGAGCAGCTTCAACAAAAACTGTTCAATTTCCAAAAATTGTATGAGGACGAACACCGCAAGCTTCAGTTTGGAAATAAAATTGAAACGTTCATCGACAGCTATGTAAAAGGGAAATCGAGAAAAGATGTTGTGAAGGATTTTGTGAAGATTCTGGAACAGGAAAAGTTCAGAAAAGTTGGTGCAGATAAAGATGAAAGCAAGCGTCTTCAGGTGGTGAAAAGGAAGATCACTCAGCAACTGAAAAAAGAGGATGTTATTGAAAAAATCACGGAGACCAACGAAAAGATAGAGGAAAAGCGTAAAAGTGACCGTGCTGTCTGGATGAAAATCGGGCAACGTGTCCGTATTCCCGGAAGTACGAGTGTGGGAACCATCGAGAAAATTTCCAAAAGCAAAGTGATTGTGAACTATGGGACTTTCAAGACAACGATTAATGCGGATGAACTGGAAAGAATTTAA
- a CDS encoding chorismate-binding protein, whose amino-acid sequence MIYFKLPFDETLYSTDQKNTRESIHFHSFDRLRQISFEGNITEASEQFEKALITHETLLKDESHFNAETKEEYINTLHKVIGVIKDHQLPKLVYSRRKIFKGFNGIDFKESFKKLCTSYPNAFRYIFNDGQHAWMGAFSEILGKFNTTTHQFETMSLAGTLPVSENWTEKEIEEQKPVTSYIKDILKNYSENTEISETYDHISGNIKHLRTDFKARIKPEDLDSLINDLHPTPAVCGIPKDFCKMNIQKFEKFPRELYAGFIKVETDESIMYFVNLRCARLYQDAVHVFVGGGITAQSSPEKEWQETELKSEAILKNIVTS is encoded by the coding sequence ATGATTTATTTCAAACTTCCTTTCGACGAAACCTTATATTCAACTGATCAAAAAAACACCAGAGAATCTATTCATTTTCACTCTTTTGACCGGTTGAGGCAGATCAGTTTTGAAGGCAATATTACCGAAGCATCCGAACAGTTTGAAAAGGCTCTTATCACTCATGAAACTCTGTTAAAAGATGAAAGCCATTTTAATGCAGAAACCAAAGAGGAATATATAAATACCCTGCATAAGGTTATTGGTGTCATTAAAGACCATCAGCTGCCCAAACTTGTCTATTCAAGAAGAAAGATATTCAAAGGCTTTAACGGGATTGATTTTAAAGAAAGCTTTAAAAAGCTTTGTACCTCTTACCCCAATGCATTCAGGTATATTTTTAATGATGGACAGCATGCGTGGATGGGTGCTTTTTCGGAAATTTTAGGGAAGTTCAATACCACGACCCATCAATTTGAAACGATGAGTCTTGCGGGAACACTTCCGGTATCTGAGAACTGGACAGAAAAGGAAATTGAGGAGCAGAAACCCGTTACATCTTACATTAAAGATATTCTGAAAAACTATTCTGAAAACACAGAAATATCAGAAACCTACGATCATATTTCGGGAAATATCAAGCATCTCCGCACAGATTTTAAAGCCCGCATCAAGCCTGAGGATCTGGACAGTCTTATTAATGACCTCCATCCTACTCCAGCGGTCTGTGGTATTCCAAAGGATTTCTGTAAAATGAATATTCAGAAATTTGAAAAATTCCCCCGCGAGCTTTATGCAGGGTTCATTAAAGTGGAAACAGATGAAAGCATCATGTATTTCGTCAATCTGAGATGTGCAAGGCTTTATCAGGACGCTGTACATGTCTTTGTAGGTGGCGGTATCACGGCACAAAGCAGTCCGGAAAAAGAGTGGCAGGAAACGGAACTTAAATCGGAAGCGATTTTAAAGAATATTGTAACTTCTTAA
- a CDS encoding acyl-CoA thioesterase, producing MTTEERIAASETRIFKAVFPNTTNHYDTLFGGTAMQLMDEVAFITATRFARKRVVTVSSDKIDFKKPIPAGTIVELIGKVSYVGKTSMKVNVEIYTEQMYSYERERAIVGDFTFVAIDEAKKPIRIL from the coding sequence ATGACTACAGAAGAAAGAATTGCAGCATCCGAAACCAGAATTTTTAAAGCGGTTTTCCCCAACACTACCAACCACTATGACACTCTTTTCGGAGGTACAGCTATGCAGCTGATGGATGAAGTAGCTTTTATCACCGCAACCCGTTTTGCAAGAAAAAGAGTGGTAACCGTAAGCAGTGATAAAATTGATTTTAAAAAACCAATCCCTGCAGGAACTATTGTAGAATTGATCGGGAAGGTTTCCTATGTTGGAAAAACCAGTATGAAGGTCAATGTAGAGATCTACACCGAGCAAATGTACTCTTATGAAAGAGAAAGAGCTATAGTAGGTGATTTTACTTTTGTGGCTATCGACGAAGCGAAGAAGCCAATCAGAATACTATAA
- a CDS encoding RNA polymerase sigma factor → MENKDWNHIYTQLSPNLLGICRRYIPDIYAAEDILQDSFMTAIQKGHQLKNEKLLFAWLKKIVINNALLYLRKSSRETSIDTETSEIPEISLAMNENMEEKTSVLAYDFTSEELLSSIDSLPSHHKSVFNLYLIENYSHAEIAGILGISVNTSKSHLLRAKKFVKNYLIDHVIKPDTPKNKRKITQLLIFMGLGGLVWAQTFKNTFSDFLVQPSRSLEIPENTIQQDISSLSNSMANWKIKVLTGIGIFAVIVSSIIIFKPGNQEIPGKHIQAERKVIVQEKEKTGNKNSDLTTFNKSTHYPADKRMTTTTPSEKVNVQKENSKITLKHQKNIIKDSSEKTIKKIIVVKKIIQRDTIYVER, encoded by the coding sequence ATGGAAAACAAAGACTGGAATCATATCTATACCCAATTATCCCCAAACCTTTTGGGGATTTGTCGCAGATATATACCGGACATCTATGCTGCAGAAGATATCCTTCAGGACAGCTTCATGACGGCTATCCAAAAAGGTCATCAGCTTAAAAACGAAAAACTTCTTTTTGCGTGGCTTAAGAAAATTGTGATCAACAATGCCCTGCTCTATCTCCGGAAAAGCAGCCGGGAAACCTCTATTGACACGGAAACTTCAGAAATCCCCGAAATATCATTAGCGATGAATGAAAATATGGAAGAAAAAACGTCTGTTCTTGCTTACGATTTTACGAGTGAAGAGCTGCTCTCCTCTATTGACAGCCTTCCTTCTCACCACAAGTCAGTTTTTAATTTATATTTAATTGAGAATTACTCCCATGCTGAAATTGCCGGTATACTGGGTATTTCTGTCAATACATCGAAATCCCATCTTCTGAGAGCGAAAAAATTTGTAAAAAACTATTTGATTGATCATGTTATAAAACCTGACACTCCCAAAAATAAAAGAAAAATTACCCAGTTGCTTATTTTCATGGGACTGGGAGGCCTGGTATGGGCACAAACTTTTAAAAATACATTTTCAGACTTTTTGGTTCAGCCTTCCCGATCTCTTGAAATTCCGGAAAATACAATCCAACAAGACATCAGTTCCCTATCAAATTCCATGGCCAACTGGAAAATAAAAGTTCTTACCGGAATAGGTATTTTCGCAGTGATAGTAAGCTCTATTATTATTTTCAAACCTGGGAATCAGGAAATCCCTGGAAAACATATTCAAGCTGAAAGAAAGGTTATAGTTCAGGAAAAAGAAAAAACTGGAAACAAAAACTCTGATCTCACTACTTTTAATAAAAGTACACATTACCCGGCAGATAAAAGAATGACCACAACGACTCCATCTGAAAAAGTGAATGTTCAAAAAGAAAATAGTAAAATAACTCTGAAACACCAGAAAAATATAATAAAAGATTCATCTGAAAAGACGATTAAAAAGATCATTGTTGTAAAGAAAATTATTCAGAGAGACACGATTTACGTTGAGAGATAA
- a CDS encoding PspC domain-containing protein, with protein sequence MNKTLSIGLAGFSFTIEEHAYIKLSDYLNALRSSLDASEEEEVMHDIEIRMVEIFRDSLDKREVINDTDVEKVIAQIGTPEKIEEQEEAYFSEKNNKKTHQSGTEYTDKKQLFRDPERQKIAGVCAGLAHYVGMDTTAMRAIWVIIFLIMIPAAGSAVVVIFLYLILWIVLPKAQTATDFLKMKGKPMNFDNLKNESNKLVQFANESTQRVGEMYHETKPYIDNAGSGVWNLLKYFVGAIFVLMAIGSIVGIFVILGLFGLDADFPGANEMKFYMDENGLDKVLVAIMVIGSLIPAIIFSLLSIRIFSPKTKLRNIGWVIGGLFLLLIGLGTYFGVSMAKKNLIYKGSKEDTENIAINTTSDTLYVDLKQVNIPQNFTAYDDDIYSDKKTVYKEDYISIDVTRKPEVKTPYLIIKKEGNGYNVPVQINVPVEIIGNKVMLPNYIKYPYEHRFRHYRVDYELVIPQNTVVIPLKKDKMDFDGDLNGDGINDDDQDRNENGEIKIEKNKISINGSTIEYNSDDKDSIIINGKKVPNSHADKVIDSMKSTIKKMNKNVDIKIKDGKDEISIQTK encoded by the coding sequence ATGAACAAGACACTCTCAATAGGACTCGCAGGTTTTTCTTTCACTATAGAAGAACACGCATATATAAAGCTCAGTGATTATCTGAATGCTCTTAGAAGCTCACTGGATGCTTCAGAGGAGGAGGAGGTAATGCATGATATAGAAATAAGAATGGTAGAGATCTTCAGAGATTCTTTAGATAAACGTGAAGTGATCAACGATACAGATGTAGAAAAAGTAATCGCACAGATCGGGACTCCTGAAAAGATTGAAGAACAGGAAGAAGCCTACTTTTCTGAGAAAAATAACAAAAAAACACACCAGTCCGGAACAGAATATACAGATAAAAAACAGCTGTTCCGTGATCCGGAAAGACAAAAAATCGCAGGGGTATGTGCAGGTCTTGCTCATTATGTAGGAATGGATACCACTGCTATGAGAGCCATTTGGGTAATTATATTCCTTATCATGATTCCGGCTGCCGGAAGTGCTGTAGTGGTTATCTTTTTATACCTTATTCTATGGATCGTTTTGCCAAAAGCACAAACTGCAACCGATTTTTTGAAAATGAAGGGAAAGCCTATGAACTTCGACAATCTTAAAAATGAGTCTAATAAACTGGTTCAGTTTGCTAACGAATCTACTCAGAGAGTCGGGGAAATGTACCATGAAACCAAGCCTTACATTGACAATGCAGGCAGCGGAGTATGGAATCTCCTGAAATACTTTGTAGGAGCAATCTTCGTACTCATGGCTATAGGAAGTATCGTTGGTATATTTGTGATCTTAGGATTATTCGGTTTGGATGCTGATTTCCCTGGCGCCAACGAAATGAAATTCTATATGGATGAAAACGGCCTGGATAAAGTATTGGTAGCAATAATGGTTATCGGAAGCTTAATTCCTGCAATCATCTTCAGTTTATTAAGCATCAGAATATTTTCTCCAAAAACTAAACTTAGAAATATCGGATGGGTAATCGGAGGACTGTTTCTTTTACTGATCGGACTTGGGACTTATTTCGGAGTTAGCATGGCTAAGAAAAACCTGATCTATAAAGGAAGTAAGGAAGACACAGAAAACATTGCCATCAACACCACATCGGATACACTGTATGTAGATTTAAAGCAGGTGAACATCCCTCAGAATTTCACAGCATACGATGATGATATTTATTCTGATAAAAAAACAGTTTACAAAGAAGATTATATCTCTATAGACGTAACGAGAAAGCCTGAGGTAAAAACACCTTATCTGATCATTAAAAAAGAAGGAAACGGGTATAACGTTCCGGTTCAGATCAATGTTCCTGTAGAAATAATCGGCAACAAGGTAATGCTTCCTAATTACATCAAGTATCCGTATGAGCACAGATTCAGACATTACAGAGTAGATTATGAACTGGTAATCCCTCAAAACACAGTAGTAATTCCATTGAAAAAAGACAAAATGGATTTTGACGGAGATCTGAATGGAGATGGTATTAATGATGACGATCAGGACCGTAATGAAAATGGAGAAATCAAAATTGAAAAAAATAAGATTTCTATCAACGGCTCCACGATTGAGTACAACTCTGACGATAAAGACAGTATTATCATCAATGGGAAAAAGGTTCCAAACTCCCATGCCGATAAAGTAATTGATTCTATGAAGTCTACCATCAAAAAAATGAACAAAAATGTAGACATCAAAATCAAAGACGGAAAAGACGAAATTTCTATACAAACTAAATAA
- a CDS encoding 1-acyl-sn-glycerol-3-phosphate acyltransferase yields the protein MRKLLGKLMLKLLGWKVVLQGDAKSLNRCILVVAPHTHNMEYLLGNLAYWSLEKPLKIIIKDAHTKAWYGSLVRGLGGIGIDRSQKNDLVNFVAKQFEKEDFSLVITPEGTRSWVPKWRKGFYHMALAAKVPIVLAAGDFKRNIVYLGYTISYERISSVPFSEIMAEIQDYYIKNDIGPKIPANWNPNIMGTGNEEEVRS from the coding sequence ATGAGAAAACTGTTAGGTAAATTGATGTTAAAGTTACTGGGCTGGAAAGTCGTGCTGCAAGGCGATGCGAAAAGCCTTAACAGATGTATCCTTGTGGTAGCGCCACATACGCACAACATGGAATATCTATTGGGAAATCTTGCCTACTGGTCTTTAGAAAAACCATTAAAAATCATCATTAAAGATGCCCATACCAAAGCATGGTACGGAAGTCTTGTAAGAGGACTGGGTGGTATCGGAATCGACAGAAGTCAGAAGAATGACCTGGTGAATTTTGTGGCCAAACAATTTGAAAAAGAAGATTTCAGTCTGGTAATCACACCCGAAGGTACCAGAAGCTGGGTTCCGAAATGGAGAAAAGGATTTTACCATATGGCACTGGCAGCAAAAGTACCCATCGTTCTGGCCGCCGGAGATTTCAAAAGAAATATTGTGTATTTAGGCTACACCATATCTTATGAAAGAATTTCTTCTGTTCCTTTTTCAGAAATTATGGCCGAGATTCAGGATTATTATATCAAAAATGACATCGGTCCTAAAATACCGGCTAACTGGAATCCCAATATTATGGGAACAGGCAATGAGGAAGAAGTTAGAAGTTAG
- a CDS encoding PaaI family thioesterase: MKDQTKEELLTFLNNWGNGVTLAKTLEIQFIDIDVENETLTATMPVQPKVHQPFGILHGGASCVLAETLGSSLSNIFIDGNKYYGVGTNINSNHLKSKKDGIVTATARFIRKGKTMHVSEIEIRDEKGILINHTTMTNNIILR; encoded by the coding sequence ATGAAAGATCAGACTAAAGAAGAGCTCCTTACGTTCTTAAACAACTGGGGAAACGGTGTAACATTAGCAAAAACACTTGAAATACAATTCATCGATATCGACGTTGAAAATGAAACGCTTACCGCTACCATGCCTGTACAGCCGAAGGTACACCAACCTTTTGGGATTCTGCATGGAGGGGCAAGTTGTGTATTGGCTGAAACGTTAGGTTCAAGCCTGTCCAATATTTTTATCGATGGTAATAAATATTATGGTGTGGGAACCAATATCAATTCTAATCATCTTAAAAGTAAAAAAGACGGAATTGTAACCGCTACAGCTCGTTTTATCAGAAAAGGAAAGACCATGCACGTTTCTGAAATAGAGATCAGAGATGAAAAAGGAATACTGATCAATCATACGACAATGACCAATAATATCATTCTGAGATAA
- a CDS encoding HD domain-containing protein — MKIQKEIDFILAADALKNVQRRNYNADDSRRENTAEHSWQIIILAQILYPYAKNRADVDLLRVIRMLSIHDLVEIEAGDTFLFDEKAMVGKFEREKISAQKIFGILDEPLRTEFFELWLEFEEEKTPDAIFACSIDRIMPFILNSHTSGKSWTEAGVTEKQIRNMLENAITRASDEMGEAFETLLNRSLDTDKVLR; from the coding sequence ATGAAGATACAGAAGGAGATTGACTTTATCCTGGCAGCAGATGCCCTGAAAAATGTACAGAGAAGAAATTATAATGCGGACGATTCCAGAAGAGAAAATACTGCCGAACATTCGTGGCAGATCATTATTCTGGCACAGATCCTATATCCATACGCCAAAAATCGCGCAGATGTTGATCTTTTAAGAGTGATAAGAATGCTTTCCATTCATGATCTGGTGGAAATCGAAGCGGGAGATACTTTCCTTTTTGATGAAAAAGCAATGGTAGGAAAATTTGAAAGAGAAAAGATTTCAGCACAGAAGATCTTTGGAATCCTGGATGAACCTTTACGCACGGAGTTTTTTGAGCTATGGCTTGAGTTTGAGGAAGAAAAGACCCCCGATGCTATTTTTGCCTGTTCCATTGACCGAATTATGCCCTTTATTCTGAACTCACATACTTCAGGGAAAAGCTGGACAGAAGCCGGTGTTACTGAAAAACAGATCAGAAATATGTTGGAAAATGCTATTACAAGAGCATCAGATGAGATGGGTGAAGCTTTTGAGACGTTACTGAACAGAAGTCTGGATACTGATAAGGTGCTTAGATAG